A single genomic interval of Gouania willdenowi chromosome 10, fGouWil2.1, whole genome shotgun sequence harbors:
- the LOC114470595 gene encoding myosin-11-like isoform X3, which yields MQPSQRLDQRLHMTREELQTMSEEEERGEQVCRAKLLRCQRQLKAKEEELSRQSQYFQNFKIQLQRKLSVSRDREQSLLSRIYALEKQLLDMTVSAATGMATMKAARITAGIVTYLEEQERGEGEGEEEAKEDRKRQQRPSVGNESDAEGSRNMDITNGTRLQSFIISLQEDLRVLLEREEQWMTEQRSLTEQLQEAQERSSFLGCRAEEMKAEVQQLKLSESCWMEEVEDLREENQQLQQLLRESSSTVISMESSSARSSGKVSSGEKVVPVGRHQAAVESTESTSGPTKTSLAFTTEIVDEFKLGNMSLEESPSEESDALLHAYKSLGLGDDVRALQEQHRDVKVSLEDNSSHKTHDSHVLHASFCQDDPSSTQDDLVYALNQENRALANRIQELLYHMELREEEIPKEKTCLREEIKRLQENEVRLEQTNQEQAGLISELTKKTEDDLNAIMELQQKLAEIKDLQYLQDCKGPGSASDSLHSGQCFKSLDGNSPFNQETFDSIQSLKTQQEELSASIKSFKEQQRDVSQSVRAQNEEKQQLTRDIWGLKEEKDRISRSVAELKLEKEKLNRTVCGLRDERKQFTKSMSRLKEEEEHMKNTLSALERDKEAMKKCLSTETEKRDQIIQSMQSLQTESEKLNRSVFHLKEKRDKLCKDLKCEKEQRDQEIGCDSLKEDQLVSRWREGKEKQEVLIIQGLKKQKESLQSVALQIQSEESSSEKTERSESPAGPTEEQSDVRRTIEALKEALKKLQEEIDQSHLEAKQLQSELLESEGRREEAERRAAHAAEKVTRLTMDKCLMEDVKRENNSLSEQVMELQSTVSALIKQKCEALSLKDQIEEQHRVLSAQLKAKTEALQELNAEYMALKRRRVGESVEEEVLVSLRTRYNDIRSKYDALLKRKSQTDFEAAPLKAKLSCLVLKCRERNELLAQMMKVMHRRGCVDSQLSQQVEHLLSDAALQDYTTAFTPGNHTKTQHNHTGYATQLLATLQGCTLVSTSLHEQDKGKVLADPAESCFTSEKCSHHLHVVAPEASPLNEKSAVPSMQEPDTVQLTSRSTNEHLTTNTAQLSLSRSQSPRNGFHHTQDKCHPVSAWNPASPSSSTRLSETEGKDESTRRTRSVSASAELDHANEQNHSLNSTTLFNAVASRSATLTTSRFINHNTSTTTSPSELTFPSSSGPKHTDVITPVPELSDAKQPETLENTITDVKDGISEATTSESAALDANPLKDRDVCVSNSLVRSSKHTQCIHGSLKRSNKPSRKFSDALDMRKSARPKSEAPAEVSCVEVINTVGQSSVLIGWERPPLDELGCSNGTFVYGYRVFVDGNFHKSVLSSACTKCVLENVDLSLPVQISVQTLGLNGRTSNSVHTMYTQH from the exons ATGCAACCCTCTCAGAGGCTGGATCAGAGGCTGCACATGACCAGGGAGGAGCTCCAGACTATG AGTGAGGAGGAGGAACGAGGGGAGCAGGTCTGTAGGGCGAAGCTGCTGCGTTGTCAAAGACAGCTGAAGGCCAAAGAGGAGGAGCTGAGTCGTCAGTCGCAGTATTTTCAAAACTTTAAGATACAGCTCCAACGGAAGCTTAGCGTGTCTCGGGACAGAGAGCAGAGTCTGCTCAGTCGCATCTACGCCTTGGAGAAGCAGCTACTTGACATGACTGTGAGTGCTGCCACAGGCATGGCAACCATGAAAGCTGCCAGAATCACTGCTGGGATCGTCACATACTTAGAAGAACAAGAGAGAGGAGAGGGGGAAGGAGAGGAGGAGGCGAAGGAGGACAGAAAGAGGCAACAGCGTCCTAGCGTGGGGAATGAGAGCGATGCCGAAGGAAGTAGAAACATGGACATCACAAACGGTACTCGACTGCAAAGCTTCATCATTAGCCTTCAGGAGGATCTCCGGGTGCTGCTGGAGAGGGAGGAACAGTGGATGACCGAGCAGAGGAGCCTCACGGAGCAGCTTCAGGAGGCCCAGGAGAGGAGCAGCTTCCTGGGCTGCCGAGCGGAGGAGATGAAGGCCGAGGTGCAGCAGCTGAAACTCTCAGAGAGCTGCTGGATGGAGGAAGTGGAAGATCTGCGAGAAGAGAACCAGCAACTACAGCAGCTCCTCAGAGAGAGCAGCTCGACTGTGATCTCCATGGAGTCATCGTCAGCACGGAGCTCTGGGAAG gtgtCATCAGGTGAAAAGGTAGTGCCTGTAGGTCGCCACCAGGCTGCAGTAGAGAGCACTGAAAGCACAAGTGGACCCACTAAAACCTCCCTCGCCTTCACTACAGAGATAGTAGATGAGTTTAAACTGGGAAACATGAGCCTGGAGGAATCTCCCAGTGAGGAATCTGATGCCCTTCTGCATGCCTACAAGAGTTTGGGATTAGGAGACGATGTTCGGGCTCTTCAGGAGCAGCACAGAGACGTGAAGGTATCCCTGGAGGATAACTCTAGTCACAAAACACATGACAGCCATGTTCTCCATGCCTCTTTTTGCCAAGACGATCCTTCTTCCACGCAGGATGATCTGGTCTACGCCCTGAATCAGGAGAACCGGGCCTTGGCTAATCGGATTCAAGAGCTGCTGTATCACATGGAGCTCAGAGAGGAGGAGATCCCGAAAGAGAAAACCTGTCTTAGAGAAGAAATCAAGCGGCTGCAGGAGAACGAGGTCAGGCTAGAACAGACGAACCAGGAACAAGCCGGTTTGATCTCAGAACTCACAAAGAAAACTGAAGATGATCTGAATGCCATCATGGAGCTGCAGCAGAAACTGGCAGAGATTAAAGATCTACAATATCTACAGGACTGTAAGGGCCCAGGTTCTGCATCTGATAGTTTACATAGTGGTCAATGCTTCAAGTCTTTAGATGGAAACTCACCCTTTAATCAGGAGACCTTTGACTCCATCCAGAGCCtgaaaacccaacaagaagaACTGAGCGCCTCCATAAAGTCCTTCAAAGAGCAGCAGAGAGACGTTTCCCAGTCAGTGCGAGCACAAAACGAAGAGAAACAACAGTTGACTCGGGACATCTGGGGACTGAAGGAGGAGAAAGATCGTATCTCCAGATCTGTGGCTGAGCTGAAGTTAGAGAAAGAGAAGCTCAACAGGACAGTGTGTGGACTGAGAGACGAGAGAaaacagttcaccaagtcaatgAGTCGCCTAAAGGAAGAGGAGgaacacatgaaaaatacattatCTGCCCTGGAAAGAGATAAAGAGGCAATGAAGAAATGTCTCTCAACagaaacagagaagagagatCAAATCATTCAATCAATGCAGAGTTTACAGACCGAGAGTGAGAAGTTAAACCGATCAGTGTTTCATTTGAAAGAAAAACGAGACAAACTATGCAAGGATCTTAAATGTGAGAAGGAGCAGAGAGACCAGGAGATAGGATGTGACTCATTAAAAGAAGACCAATTAGTCAGTAGATGGAGAGAAGGAAaggagaaacaggaagtgcTGATAATTCAGGGcctgaaaaaacaaaaggaatcTTTACAATCTGTTGCCTTACAAATCCAATCGGAGGAGAGCAGTAGTGAAAAGACGGAGCGGTCTGAGAGTCCAGCAGGTCCAACAGAG GAGCAAAGTGACGTGAGGAGGACAATTGAAGCTTTAAAGGAAGCGTTGAAGAAGTTGCAGGAGGAGATTGACCAGAGCCATTTGGAG GCCAAACAGCTGCAAAGTGAGCTGCTTGAATCAGAAGGCAGGAGGGAGGAGGCCGAGAGAAGAGCGGCTCATGCAGCGGAGAAGGTGACCAGGCTGACAATGGACAAGTGTCTGATGGAGGACGTCAAGAGGGAAAATAACAGCCTTAGTGAACAG GTGATGGAGTTACAGAGCAcagtgtctgctctgatcaaacaaaAGTGTGAAGCTCTGTCACTGAAGGATCAAATAGAAGAGCAGCATCGTGTCCTCTCAGCTCAGCTAAAAGCCAAA ACCGAGGCTCTGCAGGAGCTGAACGCAGAGTACATGGCGTTGAAAAGACGACGTGTCGGCGAGAGCGTTGAGGAGGAAGTTCTCGTTTCACTGAGGACGCGTTACAACGACATCAGATCTAAG TATGATGCACTCCTTAAAAGGAAAAGCCAGACCGATTTTGAAGCAGCGCCTTTAAAg GCCAAGCTGTCCTGCCTGGTGTTAAAGTGTCGGGAGAGGAACGAACTGTTGGCCCAGATGATGAAGGTCATGCACAGACGAGGATGTGTGGACTCCCAGCTCTCTCAGCAGGTCGAGCATTTGCTCAGTGACGCCGCCCTGCAGGACTACACCACAGCTTTCACACCAGGAAACCACACCAAAACTCAACATAACCACACTGGATATGCGACACAACTCCTAGCAACACTTCAGGGCTGCACGCTTGTATCCACGTCTCTGCACGAGCAGGACAAAGGCAAAGTGCTGGCTGATCCTGCTGAGTCATGCTTTACCAGTGAGAAATGCAGCCATCATCTCCACGTCGTTGCTCCTGAGGCTTCACCACTGAATGAAAAGTCAGCCGTGCCATCAATGCAGGAGCCTGACACGGTTCAGCTAACTTCCCGTTCCACCAATGAACATCTGACCACTAACACAGCACAG CTGTCTCTCTCTAGAAGTCAATCCCCCAGAAATGGTTTCCATCACACCCAAGACAAGTGTCATCCAGTATCAGCTTGGAATCCTGCCTCTCCCTCGTCCAGTACGCGG CTTTCAGAGACAGAAGGAAAAGACGAGTCGACCAGGAGGACTCGGTCCGTCTCAGCCTCAGCAGAGCTCGATCACGCAAACGAGCAGAACCACAGTTTGAACTCCACAACACTTTTTAATGCAGTCGCGTCTCGGTCTGCGACGCTCACTACCTCCAGGTTTATTAACCACAATACATCCACCACTACATCACCCAGTGAACTCACATTCCCTTCAAGCAGTGGTCCTAAACATACAGACGTGATCACTCCTGTCCCTGAACTATCTGATGCCAAACAACCAGAAACTCTAGAAAACACCATCACTGACGTTAAAGATGGGATTTCTGAAGCTACAACCTCAGAATCAGCTGCTCTTGACGCTAATCCCCTTAAAGATAgagatgtgtgtgtatctaataGCTTAGTACGCAGTAGCAAACACACCCAGTGTATTCATGGCTCTCTGAAGAGGTCCAACAAGCCTAGCAGGAAGTTCTCTGACGCTCTTGATATGAGGAAGTCTGCAAGACCCAAATCAG AGGCTCCAGCCGAGGTTTCCTGCGTCGAGGTCATTAACACAGTGGGCCAGAGcagcgtcctgattggctgggagAGGCCGCCACTGGACGAACTGGGCTGCAGCAACGGCACCTTTGTTTACGGCTACAGG GTGTTTGTCGACGGGAACTTCCACAAATCTGTGTTGAGCTCAGCGTGCACCAAG tgTGTCCTGGAGAATGTTGACCTAAGCCTCCCAGTCCAGATCAGTGTCCAGACACTGGGACTGAATGGTCGCACTTCAAACAGTGTACacacaatgtacacacaacattGA